The following are from one region of the Acipenser ruthenus chromosome 19, fAciRut3.2 maternal haplotype, whole genome shotgun sequence genome:
- the LOC117424802 gene encoding urotensin-2 receptor-like has translation MATETNEGTSFGRIMNGSINGSTAGPQGSNSMEDLVVTFCIGIILSFMCVIGVTGNMYTLVVMCHSMRSAASMYIYIISLALADLLYLITIPFIVCTYCMKVWYFGDIGCRILFSLDFLTMHASIFTLTIMSTERYFAVLKPLDTVKRSKSYRKAIALLVWAASFLLTLPMIITIQLVQIGDKSICHPTWNPLSYKIYITILFCTSIVAPGVIIGYLYIRLARTYWISQTATFKQTKRLPNQKVLYLIFTIVLVFWACFLPFWIWQLIDQFYESFPVSSKAKRNINYLTTCLTYSNSCINPFLYTLLTKNYKEYLRNRQRAWASTGYFNRRNRSQRSKRRSLSSSSQHCTESFMLTHVAGGNSSL, from the coding sequence atggctACAGAAACCAATGAAGGGACCTCTTTTGGAAGGATCATGAACGGTTCTATCAATGGATCCACCGCTGGGCCACAAGGATCCAATTCCATGGAAGATCTGGTGGTCACTTTCTGCATCGGGATCATCCTGTCCTTTATGTGTGTGATTGGGGTTACGGGCAACATGTACACCTTAGTGGTGATGTGCCACTCCATGCGCTCAGCTGCCTCTATGTACATCTATATAATCAGCCTTGCCTTGGCAGACCTTCTTTATCTCATCACTATCCCTTTCATCGTCTGCACCTACTGTATGAAGGTATGGTACTTTGGGGACATCGGCTGTAGGATCCTTTTCAGCTTGGACTTCCTGACCATGCATGCCAGCATCTTCACCTTGACAATCATGAGCACCGAGCGCTACTTTGCTGTTCTCAAGCCCCTGGATACGGTCAAGAGGTCTAAAAGCTATAGGAAAGCCATTGCTCTACTGGTCTGGGCAGCTTCCTTCTTACTGACTCTCCCTATGATTATCACAATCCAACTTGTGCAAATCGGGGATAAGAGCATCTGCCACCCAACTTGGAACCCTCTCTCCTACAAGATCTACATTACCATACTCTTCTGCACCAGCATTGTAGCTCCAGGGGTCATCATCGGGTATCTTTACATCCGTTTGGCCAGGACTTACTGGATCTCCCAGACAGCTACCTTCAAGCAGACCAAGAGACTCCCCAACCAGAAGGTTTTGTATCTCATCTTCACCATTGTTCTGGTCTTCTGGGCTTGCTTCCTGCCATTCTGGATCTGGCAACTCATAGACCAGTTCTATGAGTCCTTCCCAGTCTCCTCTAAGGCGAAGAGGAATATCAACTACTTGACCACCTGCCTGACCTACAGCAACAGCTGCATTAACCCGTTCCTCTACACACTGCTGACCAAGAACTATAAGGAGTATCTGAGGAACAGGCAGAGGGCTTGGGCCAGCACTGGCTATTTTAACAGGCGGAACCGCTCCCAGAGGTCAAAGCGGAGGTCCCTGTCCTCCAGCAGCCAGCACTGCACAGAGTCATTCATGCTGACACATGTTGCAGGGGGCAACAGCAGCTTGTAA